One window of the Triticum dicoccoides isolate Atlit2015 ecotype Zavitan chromosome 3B, WEW_v2.0, whole genome shotgun sequence genome contains the following:
- the LOC119278582 gene encoding acetyl-CoA carboxylase 1-like — translation MVESDQINGTPNRMSSVEEFCKALGGDSPIHSVLVANNGMAAVKFMRSIRTWALETFGNEKAILLVAMATPEDLRINAEHIRIADQFLEVPGGTNNNNYANVQLIVEIAERTRVSAVWPGWGHASENPELPDALMEKGIIFLGPPSAAMGALGDKIGSSLIAQAAGVPTLPWSGSHVKVPQETCHSIPEEIYKKACVSTTDEAVASCQVVGYPAMIKASWGGGGKGIRKVHNDDEVRALFKQVQGEVPGSPIFIMKVASQSRHLEVQLLCDKHGNVAALHSRDCSVQRRHQKIIEEGPITVAPPETIKELEQAARRLAKCVQYQGAATVEYLYSMETGEYYFLELNPRLQVEHPVTEWIAEINLPASQVVVGMGIPLYNIPEIRRFYGIEHGGGYHAWKEISAVATKFDLDKAQSVKPKGHCVAVRVTSEDPDDGFKPTSGRVEELNFKSKPNVWAYFSVKSGGAIHEFSDSQFGHVFAFGESRSLAIANMVLGLKEIQIRGEIRTNVDYTVDLLNAADYRENKIHTGWLDSRIAMRVRAERPPWYLSVVGGALYEASSRSSSVVTDYVGYLSKGQIPPKHISLVNLTVTLNIDGSKYTIETVRGGPRSYKLRINESEVEAEIHSLRDGGLLMQLDGNSHVIYAETEAAGTRLLINGRTCLLQKEHDPSRLLADTPCKLLRFLVADGSHVVADTPYAEVEVMKMCMPLLLPASGVIHFVMPEGQAMQASDLIARLDLDDPSSVRRAEPFHGTFPKLGPPTAISGKVHQKFAASVNSSHMILAGYEHNINHVVQDLLNCLDSPELPFLQWQELMSVLATRLPKDLRNELDAKYKEYELNADFRKSKDFPAKLLRGVIEANLAYCSEKDRVTSERLVEPLMSLVKSYEGGRESHARAVVKSLFEEYLSVEELFSDDIQSDVIERLRLQHAKDLEKVVYIVFSHQGVKSKNTLILRLMEALVYPNPSAYRDQLIRFSALNHTAYSGLALKASQLLEHTKLSELRTSIARSLSELEMFTEEGERISTPRRKMAINERMEDLVCAPVAVEDALVALFDHSDPTLQRRVVETYIRRLYQHYLVRGSVRMQWHRSGLIALWEFSEEHIEQRNGQSASLLKPQVEDPIGRRWGVMVVIKSLQLLSTAIEAALKETSHYGAGVGSVSNGNPINSNSSNMLHIALVGINNQMSTLQDSGDEDQAQERINKLSKILKDNTITSHLNDAGVRVVSCIIQRDEGRSPMRHSFKWSSDKLYYEEDPMLRHVEPPLSTFLELDKVNLEGYNDAKYTPSRDRQWHMYTLVKNKKDPRSNDQRMFLRTIVRQPSVTNGFLFGSIDNEVQASSSFTSNSILRSLMAALEEIELRAHSETGMSGHSHMYLCIMREQRLFDLIPSSRMTNEVGQDEKTACTLLKHMVMNIYEHVGVRMHRLSVCQWEVKLWLDCDGQANGAWRVVVTSVTGHTCTVDIYREVEDPNTHQLFYRSATPTAGPLHGIALHEPYKPLDAIDLKRAAARKNETTYCYDFPLAFETALKKSWESGISHVAESNEHNQRYAEVTELIFADSTGSWGTPLVPVERPPGSNNFGVVAWNMKLSTPEFPGGREIIVVANDVTFKAGSFGPREDAFFDAVTNLACERKIPLIYLSATAGARLGVAEEIKACFHVGWSDDQSPERGFHYIYLTEQDYSRLSSSVIAHELKVPESGETRWVVDTIVGKEDGLGCENLHGSGAIASAYSKAYRETFTLTFVTGRAIGIGAYLARLGMRCIQRLDQPIILTGYSALNKLLGREVYSSQMQLGGPKIMATNGVVHLTVSDDLEGVSAILKWLSYVPPYVGGPLPIVKSLDPPERPVTYFPENSCDARAAICGIQDTQGGKWLDGMFDRESFVETLEGWAKTVITGRAKLGGIPVGIIAVETETVMQVIPADPGQLDSAERVVPQAGQVWFPDSAAKTAQALLDFNREELPLFILANWRGFSGGQRDLFEGILQAGSMIVENLRTYKQPAFVYIPKAGELRGGAWVVVDSKINPEHIEMYAERTARGNVLEAPGLIEIKFKPNELEESMLRLDPELISLNAKLLKETSASPSPWEMAAAAETIRRSMAARRKQLMPIYTQVATRFAELHDTSARMAAKGVISKVVDWEESRAFFYRRLRRRLAEDSLAKQVREAAGEQQMPTHRSALECIKKWYLASQGGDGEKWGDDEAFFTWKDDPDKYGKYLEELKAERASTLLSHLAETSDAKALPNGLSLLLSKMDPAKREQVMDGLRQLLG, via the exons ATGGTGGAATCTGACCAGATAAACGGGACGCCCAACAGGATGTCCTCGGTTGAAGAGTTCTGTAAAGCGCTCGGGGGCGACTCGCCGATACACAGCGTGCTGGTTGCCAACAATGGGATGGCTGCGGTCAAGTTCATGCGCAGCATCCGCACCTGGGCCTTGGAGACCTTTGGGAACGAGAAGGCCATTCTCTTGGTGGCTATGGCGACTCCAGAGGACCTCAGGATTAATGCGGAGCACATAAGAATCGCCGACCAGTTCTTAGAAGTTCCTGGTGGGACGAATAATAACAACTATGCAAATGTACAGCTCATAGTGGAG ATAGCAGAGAGAACTCGGGTTTCTGCAGTTTGGCCTGGCTGGGGTCATGCTTCTGAGAACCCAGAACTTCCAGATGCGCTCATGGAAAAGGGAATCATTTTTCTTGGGCCACCGTCAGCCGCGATGGGGGCACTAGGTGATAAGATTGGTTCTTCTCTTATCGCACAAGCAGCAGGAGTTCCAACTCTTCCATGGAGCGGGTCACAT GTGAAAGTTCCGCAAGAAACCTGCCACTCAATACCTGAGGAGATCTATAAGAAAGCTTGTGTTTCAACTACAGACGAAGCAGTCGCTAGTTGTCAGGTGGTGGGGTATCCTGCAATGATCAAGGCATCATGGGGTGGGGGTGGTAAAGGAATAAGGAAG GTACACAATGATGATGAGGTCAGAGCATTGTTTAAGCAAGTGCAAGGAGAAGTCCCCGGATCGCCTATATTTATTATGAAGGTGGCATCTCAG AGTCGACATCTAGAGGTTCAATTGCTCTGTGACAAGCATGGCAACGTGGCAGCACTGCACAGTCGAGACTGTAGTGTTCAAAGAAGGCATCAAAAG ATCATTGAGGAGGGACCAATTACAGTTGCTCCTCCAGAAACAATTAAAGAGCTTGAGCAGGCGGCAAGGCGACTAGCTAAATGTGTGCAATATCAGGGTGCTGCTACAGTGGAATATCTGTACAGCATGGAAACAGGCGAATACTATTTCCTGGAGCTTAATCCAAGGTTGCAGGTAGAACACCCTGTGACCGAATGGATTGCTGAAATAAACTTACCTGCATCTCAAGTTGTAGTAGGAATGGGCATACCACTCTACAACATTCCAG AGATCAGACGCTTTTATGGAATAGAACATGGAGGTGGCTATCATGCTTGGAAGGAAATATCAGCTGTTGCAACTAAATTTGATTTGGACAAAGCACAGTCTGTAAAGCCAAAGGGTCATTGTGTAGCAGTTAGAGTTACTAGCGAGGATCCAGATGATGGGTTTAAGCCTACCAGTGGAAGAGTAGAAGAGCTGAACTTTAAAAGTAAACCCAATGTTTGGGCCTATTTCTCCGTTAAG TCCGGAGGTGCAATTCACGAGTTCTCTGATTCCCAGTTTG GTCATGTTTTTGCTTTTGGGGAATCTAGGTCATTGGCAATAGCCAATATGGTACTTGGGTTAAAAGAGATCCAAATTCGTGGAGAGATACGCACTAATGTTGACTACACTGTGGATCTCTTGAAT GCTGCAGATTACCGAGAAAATAAGATTCACACTGGTTGGCTAGACAGCAGAATAGCTATGCGCGTTAGAGCAGAGAGGCCCCCATGGTACCTTTCAGTTGTTGGTGGAGCTCTATAT GAAGCatcaagcaggagctcgagcgttgTAACCGATTATGTTGGTTATCTCAGTAAAGGTCAAATACCACCAAAG CACATCTCTCTTGTCAATTTGACTGtaacactgaatatagatgggagcAAATATACG ATTGAGACAGTACGAGGTGGACCCCGTAGCTACAAATTAAGAATTAATGAATCAGAGGTTGAAGCAGAGATACATTCTCTGCGAGATGGCGGACTCTTAATGCAG TTGGATGGAAACAGTCATGTAATTTACGCCGAGACAGAAGCTGCTGGCACGCGCCTTCTAATCAATGGGAGAACATGCTTATTACAG AAAGAGCACGATCCTTCCAGGTTGTTGGCTGATACACCGTGCAAACTTCTTCGGTTTTTGGTCGCGGATGGTTCTCATGTGGTTGCTGATACGCCATATGCCGAGGTGGAGGTCATGAAAATGTGCATGCCGCTGTTACTACCGGCCTCTGGTGTCATTCACTTTGTCATGCCTGAGGGTCAGGCCATGCAG GCGAGTGATCTGATAGCAAGGTTGGATCTTGATGACCCATCTTCTGTGAGAAGAGCTGAACCATTTCATGGCACCTTTCCAAAACTTGGACCTCCTACTGCTATTTCTGGCAAAGTTCACCAAAAGTTTGCTGCAAGTGTGAATTCTTCCCACATGATCCTTGCAGGATATGAACATAACATCAATCAT GTTGTACAAGATTTGCTAAACTGCCTAGACAGCCCTGAGCTCCCTTTCCTACAGTGGCAAGAACTCATGTCCGTTTTGGCAACCCGACTCCCGAAAGATCTTAGGAATGAG TTGGATGCTAAGTACAAGGAGTATGAGTTGAATGCTGACTTCCGGAAGAGCAAGGATTTCCCTGCCAAGTTGCTAAGGGGAGTCATTGAG GCTAATCTTGCATACTGTTCCGAGAAAGATAGGGTTACTAGTGAGAGGCTTGTAGAGCCACTTATGAGCCTGGTCAAGTCATATGAGGGTGGAAGAGAAAGCCATGCTCGTGCGGTTGTCAAGTCTCTGTTTGAGGAGTATTTATCTGTTGAAGAGCTCTTCAGCGATGACATTCAG TCTGATGTGATAGAACGTCTACGACTTCAACATGCAAAAGACCTTGAGAAGGTCGTATATATTGTGTTTTCCCACCAG GGTGTGAAAAGTAAAAATACATTAATACTTCGGCTTATGGAAGCATTGGTCTATCCAAATCCATCTGCGTACAGGGACCAGTTGATTCGCTTTTCTGCCCTTAACCATACAGCATACTCTGGG CTGGCGCTTAAAGCAAGTCAACTTCTTGAGCACACTAAATTGAGTGAACTCCGCACAAGCATAGCAAGAAGCCTTTCAGAGCTGGAGATGTTTACTGAGGAAGGAGAGCGGATTTCAACACCCAGGAGGAAGATGGCTATCAATGAAAGGATGGAAGATTTAGTATGTGCCCCGGTTGCAGTTGAAGACGCCCTTGTGGCTTTGTTTGATCACAGTGATCCTACACTTCAACGGAGAGTTGTTGAGACATACATACGCAGATTGTATCAG CATTATCTTGTAAGGGGCAGTGTCCGGATGCAATGGCACAGGTCTGGTCTAATTGCTTTATGGGAATTCTCTGAGGAACATATTGAACAAAGAAATGGGCAATCTGCGTCACTTCTAAAGCCACAAGTAGAGGATCCAATTGGCAGGCGATGGGGTGTAATGGTTGTAATCAAGTCTCTTCAGCTTCTGTCAACTGCAATTGAAGCTGCATTAAAGGAGACTTCACATTACGGAGCAGGTGTTGGAAGTGTCTCAAATGGCAATCCTATAAATTCTAACAGTAGCAACATGCTGCATATTGCTTTGGTTGGTATCAACAATCAGATGAGCACTCTTCAAGACAG TGGTGATGAGGATCAAGCGCAAGAAAGGATCAACAAACTCTCCAAGATTTTGAAGGATAACACTATAACATCACATCTCAATGATGCTGGTGTTAGGGTTGTCAGCTGCATTATCCAAAGAGATGAAGGGCGTTCACCAATGCGCCACTCCTTCAAATGGTCGTCTGACAAGTTATATTATGAGGAGGACCCGATGCTCCGCCATGTGGAACCTCCTTTGTCCACCTTCCTTGAATTG GACAAAGTGAATTTAGAAGGTTACAATGACGCGAAATACACCCCATCACGTGATCGCCAGTGGCACATGTACACACTAGTAAAGAACAAGAAAGATCCGAGATCAAATGACCAAAGGATGTTTCTTCGTACCATAGTCAGACAGCCAAGTGTGACCAATGGGTTTTTGTTTGGAAGTATTGATAATGAAGTTCAAGCCTCATCATCATTCACATCTAACAGCATACTCAGATCATTGATGGCAGCGCTAGAAGAAATAGAGTTGCGTGCTCACAGTGAGACTGGGATGTCAGGCCACTCCCACATGTATCTGTGCATAATGAGAGAACAGCGGTTGTTTGATCTAATTCCATCTTCAAG GATGACGAATGAAGTTGGTCAAGATGAGAAGACAGCATGCACATTATTGAAGCATATGGTTATGAATATATATGAGCATGTTGGTGTCAGGATGCATCGCCTTTCCGTGTGCCAGTGGGAAGTGAAGCTATGGTTGGATTGTGATGGGCAGGCTAATGGTGCTTGGAGAGTTGTTGTTACCAGTGTAACTGGGCATACCTGCACTGTTGAT ATTTACCGAGAAGTGGAGGACCCCAATACACATCAGCTTTTCTACCGCTCTGCCACACCCACAGCTGGTCCTTTGCATGGCATTGCATTGCATGAGCCATACAAACCTTTGGATGCTATTGACCTGAAACGTGCCGCTGCTAGGAAAAATGAAACCACATACTGCTATGATTTCCCATTG GCATTTGAAACAGCATTGAAGAAGTCATGGGAATCTGGTATTTCACATGTTGCAGAATCTAATGAGCATAACCAGCGGTATGCTGAAGTGACAGAGCTTATATTTGCTGATTCAACTGGATCATGGGGTACTCCTTTGGTTCCAGTTGAGCGTCCTCCAGGTAGCAACAATTTTGGTGTTGTTGCTTGGAACATGAAGCTGTCCACACCAGAATTTCCAGGCGGCCGGGAGATTATAGTTGTTGCAAATGATGTGACATTTAAAGCTGGGTCTTTTGGTCCTAGAGAAGATGCATTCTTTGACGCTGTCACCAATCTTGCTTGTGAGAGGAAAATTCCTCTAATTTACTTGTCAGCAACTGCTGGTGCTAGGCTTGGTGTAGCAGAGGAAATAAAGGCGTGCTTCCATGTTGGATGGTCTGATGACCAGAGCCCTGAACGTGGTTTTCACTACATTTACCTCACTGAACAAGATTATTCACGTCTAAGCTCTTCAGTTATAGCCCATGAGCTAAAAGTACCGGAAAGCGGAGAAACCAGATGGGTTGTTGATACCATTGTTGGGAAAGAGGACGGACTTGGTTGTGAGAATCTACATGGAAGTGGTGCCATTGCCAGTGCCTACTCTAAGGCATACAGAGAGACCTTTACTCTGACATTTGTGACTGGGCGAGCTATTGGAATTGGGGCCTATCTTGCTCGGTTAGGAATGCGGTGTATACAACGTCTTGATCAACCAATTATTTTGACTGGGTATTCTGCACTGAACAAGCTCCTGGGGCGCGAGGTTTATAGCTCTCAGATGCAACTTGGCGGCCCCAAAATCATGGCTACAAATGGAGTTGTCCATCTCACTGTGTcagatgatcttgaaggtgtttctGCTATCTTGAAATGGCTCAGCTATGTTCCTCCCTATGTTGGCGGCCCTCTTCCTATTGTGAAATCTCTTGATCCACCAGAGAGACCTGTAACATATTTCCCTGAGAATTCATGTGATGCCCGTGCCGCCATCTGTGGCATTCAGGACACTCAAGGAGGCAAGTGGTTGGATGGTATGTTTGACAGAGAAAGCTTTGTGGAAACATTAGAAGGATGGGCCAAAACTGTTATTACTGGAAGGGCAAAGCTGGGTGGGATTCCAGTTGGTATCATAGCTGTGGAAACCGAGACAGTGATGCAAGTAATCCCTGCTGACCCTGGTCAGCTTGATTCTGCCGAGCGTGTAGTCCCTCAAGCGGGACAGGTGTGGTTCCCAGATTCGGCCGCAAAAACGGCCCAGGCACTGCTGGATTTCAACCGTGAAGAGCTCCCGTTGTTCATACTTGCTAACTGGAGAGGCTTTTCTGGTGGGCAAAGGGATCTGTTTGAAGGAATCCTTCAGGCTGGTTCTATGATTGTTGAGAATCTGAGGACGTACAAGCAGCCTGCTTTTGTGTACATACCAAAGGCTGGAGAGCTGCGTGGAGGTGCATGGGTTGTGGTGGACAGCAAGATCAATCCGGAGCACATTGAGATGTATGCCGAGAGGACTGCGAGAGGGAATGTCCTTGAGGCACCAGGACTCATTGAGATCAAATTCAAGCCAAATGAATTGGAAGAGAGTATGCTAAGGCTGGACCCTGAGTTGATCAGCCTCAATGCTAAACTCCTCAAAGAAACTAGTGCTAGCCCTAGCCCTTGggaaatggcggcggcggcggagaccatCAGGAGGAGCATGGCTGCTCGGAGGAAGCAGCTGATGCCCATATATACTCAGGTTGCCACCCGGTTTGCTGAGTTGCACGACACCTCCGCAAGAATGGCTGCCAAAGGCGTGATCAGTAAGGTGGTGGACTGGGAGGAGTCCCGGGCCTTCTTCTACAGGAGACTGCGAAGGAGGCTTGCCGAGGACTCGCTCGCCAAACAAGTCAGAGAAGCCGCCGGCGAGCAGCAGATGCCCACTCACAGATCAGCCTTGGAGTGCATCAAGAAATGGTACCTGGCCTCTCAAGGAGGAGACGGCGAGAAGTGGGGTGATGATGAAGCCTTCTTCACCTGGAAAGATGATCCTGACAAGTATGGCAAGTATCTTGAGGAGCTGAAAGCCGAGAGAGCGTCTACACTGCTGTCGCATCTCGCTGAAACCTCGGACGCCAAGGCCTTGCCCAACGGTCTCTCGCTCCTCCTCAGCAAA ATGGATCCTGCAAAGAGGGAGCAGGTTATGGATGGCCTCAGGCAGCTTCTTGGTTGA
- the LOC119278583 gene encoding amino-acid permease BAT1 homolog, translated as MAAQRSGAAGVAAGAGDDDADRARLRQLGYKQELKRGLGVVSNFAFSFSIICVMAGVTTTYNAGLRYGGPASMTLGWLVVAFFNGCVALSMAEICSAYPTSGGLYYWSAKLAGEEWAPLASWITGWFNLVGQWALTTSTDFSLAQLVQVIILLGTGGANGGGYMASKYVVLAIHGSLLVLHGLINSLPIRWLSWFGHLGAFWNTAGAFALVIMIPVVAMERASVEFIFTHFNTDNGMGIHGKAYILALGLLTSQYSLLGYDASAHMIEETKNADWSGPIGIIMSVTLSTVFGWIFLVALTSIVTNIPYLLDPGNDAAGYAVAQALYTAFHRRYGSGVGGLVCIGIVAFGIFLAGVACVASNSRMGYAFSRDKAMPFSQVWHRVSRNEVPLNVVWLCVVVAFIMALTSLGSQVAFQAMVSIATLGQYISYVLPIFFRVTTARRSFSPGPFHLGRYSIVIGWAAVLWVALLTVLFSLPVAYPIAKDNFNYTPVAVGGVLLLSVGSWVFHARFWFKGPIVNVDM; from the exons ATGGCCGCGCAACGCTCCGGCGCGGCGGGCGTGGCCGCCGGAGCCGGCGACGACGACGCGGACCGAGCCCGGCTGCGCCAGCTCGGCTACAAGCAGGAGCTCAAGCGCGGCCTCGGCGTGGTCTCCAACTTCGCCTTCTCCTTCTCCATCATCTGCGTGATGGCCGGCGTCACCACCACGTACAACGCCGGGCTGAGGTACGGCGGGCCGGCGTCCATGACCCTCGGCTGGCTGGTGGTGGCCTTCTTCAACGGCTGCGTGGCGCTGTCCATGGCGGAGATCTGCTCGGCGTACCCGACCTCCGGCGGGCTCTACTACTGGAGCGCCAAGCTCGCCGGCGAGGAGTGGGCGCCTCTTGCTTCCTGGATCACGGGCTG GTTCAACCTTGTGGGGCAG TGGGCTCTCACCACCAGCACAGACTTCTCGTTGGCGCAGCTCGTCCAAGTGATCATCTTGCTTGGCACCGGTGGAGCCAACGGCGGTGGCTACATGGCCTCCAAGTACGTTGTTCTGGCCATCCACGGCTCCCTCCTCGTCCTGCACGGGCTCATCAACAGCCTCCCCATACGGTGGTTGTCCTGGTTCGGCCACCTCGGTGCATTTTGGAACACAGCAG GTGCCTTTGCCCTGGTGATCATGATTCCGGTTGTTGCCATGGAAAGAGCGAGTGTTGAGTTCATCTTTACACATTTCAACACGGACAATGGCATGGGGATCCATGGCAAGGCCTACATTTTAGCGTTGGGGCTTCTAACGAGCCAATACTCGTTGCTCGGCTATGATGCATCGGCTCACATG ATTGAGGAAACAAAGAACGCGGACTGGAGTGGACCGATCGGGATCATCATGTCTGTTACTCTCTCGACCGTGTTTGGTTGGATCTTCCTTGTAGCTCTAACGTCCATCGTGACGAACATACCATACCTGCTAGACCCCGGCAATGATGCTGCCGGGTACGCCGTTGCGCAAGCGCTTTACACCGCCTTTCACCGGAGGTATGGCAGTGGGGTCGGAGGGCTCGTCTGCATAGGCATCGTCGCGTTCGGCATCTTCCTCGCGGGTGTTGCATGTGTCGCCAGTAATTCAAG GATGGGCTATGCCTTCTCGAGGGACAAGGCGATGCCGTTCTCGCAGGTGTGGCACCGGGTGAGCAGGAACGAGGTGCCTCTCAATGTTGTGTGGCTCTGTGTGGTTGTCGCCTTCATAATGGCTCTCACG tctctcggaAGCCAGGTGGCATTCCAAGCAATGGTGTCGATTGCGACACTAGGGCAGTACATCTCCTACGTGCTGCCCATCTTCTTCCGTGTGACGACGGCCCGGAGGTCATTCAGCCCAGGGCCATTCCACCTAGGGAGGTACAGCATTGTCATCGGCTGGGCAGCAGTCCTCTGGGTGGCCTTGCTCACTGTGCTCTTCTCGTTGCCTGTGGCGTACCCAATCGCCAAGGACAACTTCAACTACACGCCCGTGGCCGTCGGTGGTGTGCTACTGCTCAGTGTCGGCTCATGGGTGTTCCATGCCCGGTTCTGGTTCAAAGGACCCATCGTAAATGTTGACATGTAG